A DNA window from Candidatus Deferrimicrobiaceae bacterium contains the following coding sequences:
- a CDS encoding sigma 54-interacting transcriptional regulator, with the protein MKPAAAPHPAFTDPIAENSGDPLVVISPDRKLVYANQAARTLFELDEWPDHDPPRCCDKLKMSICASRCADRVIPEGNPVVHDYFVKREGHDAAVYCVSTSSLYDEQGARSGTIHSIKDMAMVQRIIDEQKRTQTALQQGKEKLRAVLDAMADGVFTVDREGRIGHFSPSMERITGWRADEADGKPCREVLRGSGCDADCPIAWTFREKKRVERFSETLISRTGTAVPVFVTTAVIRGKDEDEIEGAVCSVIDRTEVEALRKALSEKLPFPEFVGRSPAMLKLFDLIASVCDTDATVLIQGETGTGKELVARAIHQRSERRAKPFIAVNCSALTSTLLESELFGHARGSFTGAIKDKKGKFEAAEGGTLFLDEISEIPLDMQVKLLRFLQSREFERVGETTSRQVDVRIVAATNRLLEAMVRSGAFREDLFYRLHVIPVHVPPLRERREDIPLLVEHFIAKHAGVRKNVEGISTRALQCFIAYAWPGNVRELENAVLCATASCAGRRIERSGLPPGIRDGVSHTTKRSGTRIEDTDLRSIERTRIVRRLEANNWHVGATASDLGYSRSTLWRRMKQLAIRLPGRGD; encoded by the coding sequence ATGAAACCGGCCGCCGCACCCCATCCTGCCTTCACCGACCCGATCGCCGAAAACAGCGGCGACCCGCTGGTGGTCATATCCCCGGATCGGAAACTCGTCTACGCCAACCAGGCCGCCCGCACTCTTTTCGAACTCGACGAATGGCCGGACCACGATCCGCCCCGCTGCTGCGACAAGTTGAAAATGAGCATCTGCGCCAGCCGCTGCGCGGATCGGGTGATTCCAGAGGGCAACCCGGTCGTTCATGACTATTTCGTCAAGCGCGAGGGGCACGACGCCGCGGTCTACTGCGTCAGCACGAGCTCCCTCTACGACGAACAGGGGGCACGCTCGGGAACGATCCATTCGATCAAGGATATGGCGATGGTCCAGCGGATCATCGACGAACAGAAGCGGACGCAGACGGCGCTTCAGCAAGGCAAGGAGAAGTTGCGGGCCGTCCTCGATGCAATGGCGGACGGGGTTTTCACCGTAGACAGGGAAGGGCGGATCGGCCACTTCAGTCCCAGCATGGAACGGATTACGGGCTGGCGCGCCGACGAGGCCGACGGGAAGCCGTGCCGGGAGGTGCTGAGAGGGAGCGGCTGCGATGCCGACTGCCCGATCGCCTGGACATTCCGTGAAAAGAAGCGGGTCGAACGGTTTTCGGAAACGCTGATTTCCCGAACCGGGACCGCCGTCCCGGTCTTCGTCACGACCGCCGTCATCCGGGGGAAGGATGAAGACGAAATCGAGGGCGCCGTCTGCTCGGTTATCGACCGGACCGAGGTTGAGGCGCTACGGAAGGCGCTTTCGGAGAAGCTACCCTTCCCTGAATTCGTGGGAAGAAGCCCGGCCATGCTGAAGCTGTTCGACCTGATCGCGAGCGTCTGCGACACGGACGCCACGGTATTGATTCAGGGGGAGACGGGCACCGGCAAGGAGCTGGTCGCCCGCGCGATCCACCAGCGCAGCGAGCGGAGGGCGAAACCGTTCATCGCCGTCAACTGCTCGGCACTGACGTCCACGCTTCTCGAGAGCGAGCTGTTCGGCCACGCGCGCGGCTCCTTTACCGGGGCGATCAAGGACAAGAAGGGAAAGTTCGAGGCGGCCGAAGGGGGCACCCTCTTTCTCGACGAGATCTCCGAGATCCCCCTCGATATGCAGGTCAAGCTTCTACGCTTCCTCCAATCGAGGGAATTCGAGCGGGTGGGAGAAACGACGTCGCGGCAGGTCGATGTGAGGATCGTCGCGGCGACCAACCGGCTGCTCGAGGCGATGGTGCGAAGCGGGGCATTCCGCGAGGACCTTTTCTACCGCCTCCACGTGATCCCGGTTCACGTGCCGCCCCTGCGGGAGCGCCGGGAGGACATTCCGCTGCTCGTGGAGCACTTCATCGCAAAGCACGCAGGCGTCCGGAAAAACGTCGAGGGGATATCGACGCGCGCGCTCCAGTGTTTCATCGCGTACGCCTGGCCCGGCAACGTCCGGGAGCTCGAAAACGCCGTGCTCTGCGCCACGGCCTCCTGCGCAGGCCGTCGGATCGAACGGAGCGGGCTTCCACCCGGAATCAGGGATGGCGTCTCCCACACCACCAAAAGAAGCGGAACGAGGATCGAGGACACGGACCTCCGGTCCATCGAACGCACCCGGATCGTGCGCCGGCTCGAGGCGAACAACTGGCATGTCGGCGCGACCGCGAGCGACCTCGGGTACAGCCGAAGCACCCTGTGGCGCCGGATGAAACAGCTCGCGATCCGCCTGCCCGGACGAGGTGATTGA
- a CDS encoding DNA-3-methyladenine glycosylase I, with the protein MTADGLYQAVSRREVNPPSALTPLRRRDGDGTGLSWSTILRKREAYRRAFSGFDPEKIARYADADMLRLLADPGIVRNRLKVKGAVRNARATLALVEERGSLSDFLWFVGPTICYAFMQATGMVNDHLADCFRHP; encoded by the coding sequence ATGACAGCTGACGGTCTATATCAGGCAGTTTCCAGGCGGGAAGTCAACCCGCCCTCCGCGCTTACCCCACTTCGTCGTAGGGACGGCGACGGAACCGGGCTTTCCTGGTCCACGATCCTGCGCAAGCGCGAGGCCTACCGCCGCGCGTTCTCGGGGTTCGACCCGGAGAAAATCGCCCGGTACGCGGACGCCGATATGCTTCGGCTGCTTGCCGATCCCGGCATCGTGCGCAATCGCCTCAAGGTCAAAGGTGCGGTCCGCAACGCGCGCGCGACGCTGGCGCTGGTCGAGGAGCGGGGTTCGCTATCGGATTTTCTCTGGTTCGTGGGCCCCACGATCTGCTACGCCTTCATGCAGGCCACGGGCATGGTGAACGACCACCTGGCCGACTGCTTCCGACATCCCTAG
- a CDS encoding transglutaminase family protein yields MALVLPVVAFGAGYLAGNRSHPLNKRPAYHDMQVNHTRDLMALVDPSDKQIRALAAQLGTPEAAYNCVRDRIRFVPSSPNASAARVLRDGEGSCLGKAALLCSLYRAMKLPHTAVRVVTGNVAISDYMTDHAWIDLEYKGRCFQQDPSGMLGKFEFDQFPGLEYSRAFVREEDFCFNDKGFAVVSQLNLFRDGTVGAMHQSVR; encoded by the coding sequence GTGGCCCTGGTTCTGCCCGTTGTCGCCTTCGGGGCCGGCTACCTTGCCGGAAACCGGTCTCATCCTCTGAACAAACGCCCCGCCTACCACGACATGCAGGTCAATCACACCCGGGATCTCATGGCCCTCGTCGATCCGTCGGACAAGCAGATCCGCGCACTCGCCGCGCAGCTTGGAACCCCGGAAGCCGCCTACAATTGCGTCCGGGACCGGATCCGCTTCGTCCCCTCCTCCCCCAATGCCTCCGCGGCCAGGGTCTTGCGGGACGGCGAGGGAAGCTGCCTCGGGAAGGCCGCCCTCCTCTGCAGCCTTTACCGGGCGATGAAACTTCCCCATACCGCGGTCCGCGTCGTCACCGGGAACGTCGCCATCTCCGATTACATGACCGACCACGCTTGGATCGACCTGGAATACAAGGGAAGGTGTTTCCAGCAGGATCCCTCGGGGATGCTGGGCAAGTTCGAGTTCGATCAATTCCCCGGTCTCGAGTACAGCCGGGCCTTCGTGCGGGAAGAGGATTTCTGCTTCAACGACAAGGGATTCGCCGTCGTCTCGCAGCTGAATCTGTTCCGGGACGGCACCGTCGGGGCCATGCACCAGTCCGTGAGATAA
- a CDS encoding TatD family hydrolase, producing the protein MFFDTHAHLDISPLRETESDVVARARAAGVGHILAVGIDLESSAAAIEIAHRHEGVYAAVGVHPHDAATLTPDALVELERLASCDKVVAIGEIGLDYYRDRCPRDLQQAAFRAQIRLARRCGLPVLIHDRDAHDDVLAILKDEGAPEVGGVLHCFSGDLAMAFEVVSMNFLVSIPGTVTYKNADTLAEVVRSLPLEKLLIETDSPYLAPIPHRGKPNEPSYVPLVAAKIAALKSVTAEDVGRVTSLNAKRLFRLPVDEAVRISYKIRNSLYLNLTNRCTNACVFCAKRHDFHVKGHLLQLADEPTVRAVLDEVGDPTRYDEVVFCGFGEPLLRLEEVKSIAKVLKEKGATIRINTDGLASLVHGRNVLPELSGLVDALSVSMNAGDAETYAKICPNRYGAASFPALIDFLREAPKHVPSVTATVVALPGLDTDAARRLAESIPGVTYRLRPYDEVG; encoded by the coding sequence ATGTTCTTCGACACGCACGCCCACCTCGACATCTCCCCGCTGCGCGAAACCGAAAGCGATGTGGTCGCCCGGGCCCGCGCCGCGGGCGTCGGACACATCCTCGCCGTCGGCATCGACCTCGAGAGCAGCGCAGCCGCCATCGAGATCGCCCACCGGCACGAGGGCGTCTACGCGGCCGTCGGCGTCCACCCGCACGACGCGGCGACGCTTACGCCCGACGCGCTCGTCGAGCTCGAACGACTCGCCTCGTGCGACAAGGTGGTGGCGATCGGCGAGATCGGGCTCGACTACTATCGGGACCGCTGCCCGCGCGACCTCCAGCAGGCCGCCTTCCGCGCGCAGATCCGGCTGGCGCGCCGCTGCGGCCTGCCCGTGCTCATCCACGACCGCGACGCCCACGACGATGTCCTCGCCATTCTGAAAGACGAGGGCGCACCCGAGGTCGGCGGCGTCCTCCACTGCTTCTCCGGCGACCTCGCGATGGCGTTCGAGGTCGTCTCGATGAACTTCCTCGTCTCGATCCCCGGCACCGTCACCTACAAGAACGCCGACACGCTGGCCGAAGTGGTCCGCAGCCTGCCGCTCGAGAAGCTGCTGATCGAGACCGACTCCCCCTACCTCGCACCTATCCCGCATCGGGGCAAGCCAAACGAGCCGTCGTATGTTCCCCTGGTCGCGGCCAAGATCGCCGCGCTCAAGAGCGTCACGGCCGAGGATGTCGGGCGGGTGACGAGCCTCAACGCGAAGCGGCTGTTTCGGCTGCCGGTCGACGAGGCGGTTCGCATCTCCTACAAGATCCGCAATTCGCTCTACCTCAACCTGACGAACCGCTGCACCAACGCCTGCGTCTTCTGCGCGAAACGGCACGATTTCCACGTCAAGGGGCACCTGCTGCAACTGGCCGACGAGCCGACGGTCCGGGCGGTCCTCGACGAAGTGGGCGATCCGACCCGCTATGACGAGGTGGTTTTCTGCGGTTTCGGCGAGCCGCTGCTTCGGCTCGAAGAGGTGAAGTCGATCGCGAAGGTTTTGAAGGAAAAGGGGGCGACGATCCGGATCAACACCGACGGGCTGGCGTCGCTCGTCCACGGGCGCAACGTGCTGCCTGAGTTGTCGGGCCTCGTCGATGCCCTGTCGGTCTCGATGAACGCGGGCGACGCCGAGACCTACGCGAAGATCTGCCCCAACCGGTACGGCGCCGCCTCGTTCCCCGCGCTGATCGACTTCCTGCGCGAGGCCCCGAAACACGTCCCTTCGGTCACGGCGACCGTCGTCGCGCTGCCCGGCCTCGACACCGACGCGGCCCGCCGCCTGGCCGAATCGATCCCCGGCGTCACCTACCGTCTCCGCCCCTACGACGAAGTGGGGTAA
- the metG gene encoding methionine--tRNA ligase, producing MSDTFYITTPIYYVNDVPHIGHAYTTVAADTLARYNRLKGRQVFFLTGTDEHGEKVQKSAAKLGLQPRELADRVVTRFQGLTPALEITNDDFIRTSEPRHYAAVSKLFEISLANGDIYLGAYEGWYCTPCESFWTELQLLDGGLCPDCKRPAEKRSEPSYFFRLSKYQDRLLAYYKANPKFIRPEARRNEIVSFVEGGLNDLSISRTSLSWGIPVPGDPAHVIYVWYDALTNYLTGLGYPDANPAQVDTFWPADIHLVGKDIIKFHCVYWPAFLMSAGIAPPKGVFAHGWWTVEGQKMSKSLGNVVDPYEMVEAYGADAFRYFLLREVPFGKDGDFSKKSMVHRINADLSNAFGNLLNRTLGMLGKNFGGVVQAPAPEGDLDAALAAKAASVVSSVDAHMNELEFSRALESIWELVDAANKYIDTTEPWKLAKDPAMKGRLGTVLYNALEAARICVLLTSPVIPAAAQKMWAALGCDTPVAGTTLAASGAWGGLEAGVTLEKSAIAFPRIEEEPA from the coding sequence GTGAGCGACACGTTCTACATCACCACGCCCATCTACTACGTCAACGACGTGCCGCACATCGGTCACGCCTACACGACGGTCGCGGCCGATACGCTTGCGCGCTATAACCGGCTCAAAGGGCGCCAGGTGTTTTTCCTGACCGGCACCGACGAGCACGGCGAGAAGGTGCAGAAGAGCGCCGCGAAGCTGGGACTCCAGCCGCGGGAACTGGCCGACCGGGTCGTCACCCGCTTCCAGGGGCTCACTCCCGCACTCGAGATCACCAACGACGACTTCATCCGCACCTCCGAGCCCCGCCACTACGCGGCGGTTTCGAAGCTGTTCGAGATCTCCCTCGCGAACGGCGACATCTACCTCGGCGCCTACGAGGGCTGGTACTGCACGCCTTGCGAGTCGTTCTGGACCGAGCTCCAGCTGCTCGACGGGGGGCTATGCCCCGATTGCAAGCGGCCGGCCGAGAAGCGCTCCGAGCCGTCCTACTTCTTCCGCCTGTCGAAATACCAGGACCGGCTGCTCGCGTATTACAAGGCGAACCCGAAGTTCATCCGCCCCGAGGCGCGGCGCAACGAGATCGTCTCGTTCGTCGAGGGGGGCCTGAACGACCTGTCCATCTCGCGCACCTCGCTGTCCTGGGGCATCCCGGTGCCCGGCGACCCGGCGCACGTCATCTACGTCTGGTACGACGCGCTCACCAATTACCTTACAGGCCTGGGCTACCCCGACGCGAACCCCGCTCAGGTCGACACGTTCTGGCCGGCCGACATCCACCTCGTCGGCAAGGACATCATCAAGTTCCATTGCGTCTACTGGCCCGCGTTCCTGATGTCAGCGGGGATCGCACCGCCCAAGGGCGTCTTCGCCCACGGGTGGTGGACCGTCGAGGGCCAGAAGATGAGCAAGTCGCTGGGGAATGTCGTCGACCCCTACGAGATGGTCGAAGCCTACGGCGCCGACGCCTTCCGCTATTTCCTTTTGCGCGAGGTGCCGTTCGGCAAGGACGGCGACTTCTCGAAGAAGTCGATGGTGCACCGGATCAACGCCGACCTCTCGAACGCCTTCGGCAACCTGCTCAACCGGACGCTGGGCATGCTCGGCAAGAATTTCGGCGGCGTCGTGCAGGCGCCGGCGCCCGAGGGCGACCTCGACGCGGCGCTGGCCGCGAAGGCGGCCTCGGTCGTCTCGTCCGTCGACGCGCACATGAACGAGCTCGAGTTCAGCCGGGCGCTCGAGTCGATCTGGGAGCTGGTCGACGCCGCAAACAAGTATATCGACACGACCGAGCCATGGAAGCTGGCCAAGGACCCGGCCATGAAGGGGCGTCTCGGCACCGTGCTCTACAACGCGCTCGAGGCGGCGCGCATCTGCGTGCTGCTCACCTCCCCCGTCATCCCGGCCGCCGCGCAAAAGATGTGGGCCGCGCTGGGATGCGACACCCCCGTGGCCGGGACGACGCTTGCGGCCTCCGGCGCGTGGGGCGGCCTTGAAGCCGGCGTCACGCTCGAGAAGTCCGCGATCGCCTTCCCACGCATCGAAGAGGAGCCGGCGTAA
- a CDS encoding stage 0 sporulation family protein — MELAGVKLRGVCKIYHFDCTDVPLEKGDFAVVSTERGVALGEVDRRLRDFTPTGEKTTWPRVLRVATADDLRIHKENEKRESDAHDVCVDRIAARGLDMKLVRTEILLDRSKAIFYFTADGRIDFRELVKDLAHELRTRIEMRQIGVRDEARVIGGIGPCGKELCCASFLTDFEPITVKMAKDQRLSLNPAKLSGVCGRLMCCLIYEHESYGCKGGACGGKGGRRDTGGKPGPQGRPREAAPADKANPSRTAPPQEAATATVAAPEIPPDAGTTSAPATPGPEVTE, encoded by the coding sequence ATGGAGCTCGCCGGAGTCAAGCTGCGCGGCGTTTGCAAGATATACCATTTCGACTGCACCGACGTTCCGCTCGAAAAGGGCGATTTCGCGGTGGTGTCGACCGAGCGGGGCGTCGCCTTGGGCGAAGTCGACCGGCGCCTCCGCGACTTCACCCCGACGGGGGAGAAAACCACGTGGCCCCGCGTCCTGCGCGTCGCCACGGCCGACGACCTGCGCATCCACAAGGAAAACGAGAAGCGCGAGAGCGACGCACACGACGTCTGCGTCGACCGGATCGCGGCCCGCGGTCTCGACATGAAGCTCGTACGCACCGAGATCCTGCTCGACCGGAGCAAGGCCATCTTCTACTTCACGGCCGACGGCCGGATCGACTTCCGGGAGCTGGTCAAGGATCTTGCCCACGAGCTCCGGACCCGCATCGAGATGCGGCAGATCGGCGTCCGCGACGAGGCGCGCGTCATCGGCGGTATCGGTCCGTGCGGCAAGGAGCTTTGCTGCGCCTCGTTTTTGACCGACTTCGAGCCGATCACGGTCAAGATGGCGAAGGACCAGCGGCTGTCGCTCAACCCCGCCAAGCTGTCGGGCGTGTGCGGCCGCCTCATGTGCTGCCTGATCTACGAACACGAATCGTACGGGTGCAAGGGCGGTGCTTGTGGCGGCAAGGGCGGACGCCGCGACACCGGCGGCAAGCCGGGCCCGCAGGGCCGGCCGCGGGAAGCCGCACCCGCCGACAAGGCGAATCCTTCCAGGACGGCTCCCCCGCAAGAGGCCGCGACGGCGACCGTTGCGGCGCCGGAAATTCCCCCCGACGCCGGCACGACTTCGGCACCGGCCACCCCCGGCCCCGAGGTGACGGAGTGA
- a CDS encoding DNA polymerase III subunit has protein sequence MVTAFSAILGQERAMGLLRRYAAADGKAAGFLFHGEEGIGKEMAARAFAEALICREPGDDGACGHCRDCMLLAGGGHPSLFFVTRPEDKASIPIDSIRSLWEELSLKAFSDRPRVILFLPADDLQLPAANALLKTLEEPPPNTHLLLVAHRLSKVPATILSRCQKIPFSPLSPDIVERILLASGEIEGKYPEEALRTAVACSGGSPGRALAMLSAGDENRKDWLRLLYKFDPAATFKFTDLWKKAEERDDAFAVPLSLLRDLLLLSSGANGVIMNQDLLGELDSVARRKPASAWARAMKMLLETSRMPPKQFQRRLAIESLIFRSHGKE, from the coding sequence GTGGTGACGGCTTTTTCCGCAATCCTCGGGCAGGAGCGCGCAATGGGACTGCTGCGCCGATACGCCGCGGCCGACGGGAAAGCGGCCGGCTTCCTGTTCCACGGCGAGGAGGGGATCGGCAAGGAGATGGCCGCGCGCGCCTTCGCCGAGGCGCTGATCTGCCGGGAGCCCGGCGACGACGGCGCCTGCGGGCATTGCCGCGACTGCATGCTGCTCGCCGGCGGGGGGCATCCCAGCCTGTTCTTCGTCACACGCCCCGAGGACAAGGCCTCCATCCCGATCGACAGCATCCGGTCGCTTTGGGAAGAGCTGTCGCTCAAGGCGTTCTCCGACCGGCCCCGCGTCATCCTTTTCCTGCCCGCCGACGACCTGCAGCTTCCGGCCGCCAATGCACTGCTCAAGACGCTCGAGGAGCCGCCCCCCAACACCCACCTGCTGCTGGTCGCGCACCGGCTGTCCAAGGTGCCGGCGACGATCCTCTCGCGCTGCCAGAAGATCCCTTTCTCGCCGCTTTCGCCCGATATCGTCGAGCGAATCCTGCTCGCTTCCGGCGAGATCGAAGGGAAATACCCCGAGGAAGCGTTGCGCACCGCGGTGGCCTGCTCGGGCGGCAGCCCGGGACGCGCGCTCGCCATGCTTTCCGCCGGCGACGAAAACCGGAAGGACTGGCTTCGGCTGCTCTACAAGTTCGACCCGGCCGCCACTTTCAAGTTCACCGACCTCTGGAAGAAGGCCGAGGAGCGCGACGACGCCTTCGCCGTGCCGCTGTCGCTCCTGCGAGACCTGCTCCTCTTATCTTCCGGGGCGAACGGGGTTATAATGAATCAGGATCTGCTTGGTGAGCTCGACTCGGTCGCAAGGCGAAAGCCGGCCTCGGCTTGGGCGCGGGCCATGAAGATGCTGCTCGAAACATCCCGCATGCCCCCCAAACAGTTCCAGCGGCGGCTCGCCATCGAGTCGCTGATCTTTCGTTCCCACGGAAAGGAATGA
- the tmk gene encoding dTMP kinase, whose translation MADTPFVTFEGIEGSGKSTQLARLSQHLTRRGIVHRTTREPGGTPLADQIRSLLLSPREEEVCSETELLLYAASRAQHVRSVVLPALAGRLPVLCDRFLDATCAYQGAARGLDRAAIDWLNAYAAGEAKPALTLLFDVPVAVGFARVSARGGAPDRLESESHRFHERVREGYLELAAREPGRIVVIDATPSPDRVHDAVLAVVAERFAW comes from the coding sequence TTGGCCGACACGCCGTTCGTCACGTTCGAAGGAATCGAGGGCTCGGGAAAAAGCACGCAGTTGGCGCGCTTGTCGCAACACCTGACCCGTCGCGGCATCGTCCACCGGACCACGCGCGAACCGGGCGGCACCCCGCTCGCCGACCAGATCCGGTCGCTGCTGCTCTCCCCGCGCGAGGAAGAGGTCTGTTCCGAGACCGAGCTGTTGCTCTACGCCGCGTCGCGCGCCCAACACGTCCGCAGCGTCGTCCTGCCGGCGCTGGCAGGCCGGTTGCCCGTGCTGTGCGACCGCTTCCTCGATGCGACCTGCGCTTACCAGGGCGCGGCCCGGGGACTCGACCGCGCGGCGATCGACTGGCTCAACGCCTATGCGGCCGGCGAGGCGAAACCCGCGCTCACGCTGCTGTTCGACGTGCCGGTCGCGGTCGGCTTCGCCCGCGTCTCGGCACGCGGCGGCGCCCCCGACCGCCTCGAAAGCGAATCGCACCGATTCCACGAGCGGGTCCGCGAGGGCTATCTCGAGCTCGCAGCGCGCGAGCCCGGCCGCATCGTCGTCATCGACGCCACGCCCTCCCCCGACCGGGTGCATGACGCCGTGCTCGCCGTGGTCGCGGAGCGTTTCGCGTGGTGA
- a CDS encoding vitamin B12-dependent ribonucleotide reductase — translation MERTMEMNLSLSTSPVSVAGAEISHRAAGLGGHDQPPAEWVAAMAAKYGPMPISDNARTVLERRYLKKDNHGTPVETPEEMVARVAYNIALADGLYYGAIPEVVLRGAETFYAMISSLAFLPNSPTLMNAGRELQQLSACFVLPVEDSMDSIFDAVKHTALIHKSGGGTGFSFSRLRPKNDVVKSTKGISSGPISFMTVFDAATETIKQGGTRRGANMGILRVDHPDVMEFISCKAKNDRLNNFNISIALTEDFMKAVEADSEYSLVNPHSKQAEGTLKAREVFEKMVDSAWKNGEPGMIFIDRINRDNPTPKIGAIESTNPCGEQPLLPYESCNLGSINLLAMLAGENGSTRIDYDKLKNTVHDSVHFLDNVIDMNNYPLPEIRQMTVGNRKIGLGVMGFADMLIRLGIPYDSDEALAIGQELMSFIQEESQAASANLARERGAFPNYPVSVFPERSDVPRRNATTTTIAPTGTISIIAGVSSGIEPVFALSYIRNVMDKDHLVEGHPLFEAEMKRRGLYTLDLMRKVSEAGTLHGLEDIPEELQRVYVTAHDISPEAHLRMQAAYQKYVDNAVSKTVNFPADATRDDIRKVFVLAYKLGCKGVTVYRDKSRDEQVLNIGGVNKKEAGEDVAAIAPATDDGGIYVSPRPRPDTLIGVTREIATSCGKLYVTINRDEKGIFEVFNQMGKAGGCAASQSEAIGRLVSLALRSGVQPDTIIKQLKGISCHLPSWGGNGDKILSCADAVAKAIEWYVESVDKLFAGAAAMSPGEVAAAAASATSPRKRNASDEIARGACPDCGSQVERQEGCLKCRSCGFSEC, via the coding sequence ATGGAGCGAACCATGGAGATGAACCTTTCCCTTTCCACGTCGCCGGTGTCCGTCGCCGGCGCGGAAATATCGCATCGCGCCGCCGGCTTGGGGGGGCACGACCAGCCGCCCGCCGAGTGGGTGGCGGCCATGGCCGCCAAGTACGGCCCCATGCCGATCAGCGACAACGCACGCACCGTGCTCGAGCGGCGCTACCTCAAGAAAGACAACCATGGCACGCCGGTCGAGACGCCCGAGGAGATGGTCGCCCGCGTCGCCTACAACATCGCGCTCGCCGACGGCCTCTATTACGGCGCCATCCCCGAGGTCGTGCTGCGCGGGGCCGAGACGTTCTATGCCATGATCTCGTCGCTCGCGTTCCTGCCCAACTCCCCCACGCTGATGAACGCCGGGCGCGAGCTGCAGCAGCTCTCGGCCTGCTTCGTCCTGCCGGTCGAAGACTCGATGGACTCGATCTTCGACGCGGTCAAGCACACCGCCCTCATCCACAAGAGCGGCGGGGGCACCGGCTTCTCGTTCTCGCGGCTGCGTCCCAAGAACGACGTCGTCAAGTCCACCAAGGGTATCTCCTCGGGCCCCATCTCGTTCATGACCGTCTTCGACGCGGCCACCGAGACCATCAAGCAGGGCGGCACGCGGCGCGGCGCCAACATGGGCATCCTGCGCGTCGACCATCCCGACGTCATGGAATTCATCTCCTGCAAGGCCAAGAACGACCGGCTCAACAACTTCAACATCTCGATCGCGCTGACCGAGGATTTCATGAAGGCGGTCGAGGCCGACAGCGAGTACAGCCTGGTCAACCCGCACTCGAAGCAGGCCGAGGGCACGCTCAAGGCGCGCGAGGTGTTCGAGAAGATGGTCGACTCGGCCTGGAAGAACGGCGAGCCGGGCATGATCTTCATCGACCGGATCAACCGCGACAACCCCACGCCCAAGATCGGCGCCATCGAGAGCACCAACCCGTGCGGCGAGCAGCCGCTGCTCCCCTACGAAAGCTGCAACCTGGGCTCGATCAACCTGCTCGCGATGCTGGCCGGCGAGAACGGCTCCACCCGCATCGACTACGACAAGCTGAAGAATACGGTCCACGATTCCGTCCATTTCCTCGACAACGTCATCGACATGAACAACTACCCCCTGCCCGAGATCCGGCAGATGACGGTGGGCAACCGCAAGATCGGCCTGGGCGTCATGGGCTTCGCCGACATGCTGATCCGGCTGGGCATCCCCTACGACTCCGACGAGGCGCTCGCCATCGGCCAGGAACTGATGAGCTTCATCCAGGAGGAATCGCAGGCCGCGTCGGCCAACCTCGCGCGCGAGCGGGGGGCGTTCCCCAACTACCCGGTCAGCGTCTTCCCCGAGCGGTCCGACGTGCCGCGCCGCAACGCCACCACGACGACGATCGCGCCGACCGGCACGATCAGCATCATCGCCGGCGTCTCCAGCGGCATCGAGCCGGTCTTCGCCCTGTCCTATATCCGCAACGTAATGGACAAGGACCACCTGGTCGAGGGGCACCCGCTCTTCGAGGCCGAGATGAAGCGGCGCGGGCTCTACACGCTCGACCTGATGCGCAAGGTGTCCGAGGCGGGCACGCTCCACGGCCTCGAAGACATCCCCGAGGAATTGCAGCGCGTCTACGTCACCGCGCACGACATCTCGCCCGAGGCGCACCTGCGGATGCAGGCGGCCTACCAGAAATACGTCGACAACGCCGTCTCCAAGACCGTCAACTTTCCTGCCGACGCCACGCGCGACGACATCCGCAAGGTGTTCGTCCTCGCCTACAAGCTGGGGTGCAAGGGCGTCACGGTCTACCGCGACAAGAGCCGCGACGAGCAGGTGCTCAACATCGGCGGCGTCAACAAGAAGGAAGCCGGCGAGGACGTCGCGGCAATCGCGCCCGCAACCGACGACGGAGGCATCTACGTCTCCCCCCGCCCCCGCCCCGACACGCTGATCGGGGTCACGCGCGAGATCGCCACGAGCTGCGGGAAGCTCTACGTCACGATCAACCGCGACGAAAAGGGCATCTTCGAGGTGTTCAACCAGATGGGCAAGGCGGGCGGCTGCGCGGCCTCCCAGTCCGAGGCGATCGGCCGGCTGGTGTCGCTGGCGCTGCGCTCCGGCGTCCAGCCCGACACGATCATCAAGCAGCTCAAGGGCATCTCGTGCCACCTGCCGTCGTGGGGCGGCAACGGCGACAAGATCCTCTCCTGCGCCGACGCGGTCGCCAAGGCCATCGAGTGGTACGTCGAAAGCGTCGACAAGCTGTTCGCGGGCGCCGCCGCGATGTCCCCCGGCGAAGTGGCCGCGGCCGCCGCGAGCGCCACGTCTCCCCGCAAGCGCAACGCCAGCGACGAGATCGCGCGCGGCGCCTGCCCCGACTGCGGCAGCCAGGTCGAGCGGCAGGAGGGCTGCCTCAAGTGCCGCTCCTGCGGCTTCTCCGAATGCTAA